The bacterium region CTGCTCGGGAAATTCGAACTCCGTCTCGGTCTGGGCGACGTCACGCGGAATGTCCACCAGCACCGGTCCCGGACGCCCCGTTGCGGCAATCAAGAAACACTGCAGGACCATCCGAGGGAGGTCGGTCGCCGTCTGAACGAGGCAGTTGTGCTTCGTGATCGACATCGTCATGCCCATCACGTCGGCCTCCTGGAACGCGTCGGTCCCGATCGCGAGGGTGCTGACCTGCCCGGTGATCGCCACGATACCCGCCGAATCCATCATCGCGTCGGTAATCCCCGTGAGAAGGTTGGTCGCGCCCGGGCCGGAGGTCGCCATACACACGCCGACCTTTCCGGTGACGCGGTGATAGCCGACAGCCGCGTGGGCTGCGACCTGCTCGTGGCGGACCAGCACGTGCCGGATCTGCCGGGCATCGTACAGCGCATCGTAGAGTGGGAGCGCCGCGCCTCCCGGATGCCCGAACATGACCTCCACCCCGGCGCGATCGAGACATTCGATGAGCGCGCGGGCTCCGGACATGCGCTTGGTGGCGCCGGCCGCAACCTGCTTTGCCGCGGGCATCGTCTGTCGAGCCATGCTCGTGTCCCCTTTCGCGCATCCCAGCGACGCGACATTCCTACATAAAAGAGAAACCGCGCGAAGCCCTCTAAGGACGGGACTCCCCGCGGTACCACCTTAATTCCGTCCCGGCATTTCGGCCCGGACGGCTCTCGTCCCCGATCTCGGCGGGTTCCGGCGGGTGCTACTCGGCGCCCTGTGCGGCGACCTTTGGTTCCCGCAGCTCAGAGATGAGAGGCCGCAGCGTCGGATACTGGCTCACACCTGACCCAGCTCTCTCGGATCCGATGTGCTGCGTCCCGCTCTCTTCATTGCCCGGTATGGAAGTTACCGCCGACTGTACCAAACCCGGCGGGTTTTGTCAAATAAACCTTGGGTGAACAGGGTGAAGCGGTACGGGATGACCTCTTACCGGCCCAACACGCCGGTCATATATGCGCGGAGGACAAGCGCAGCGAGAAACAGGCAGACGAGCACGAGCCACCGCGATTCTCGAAAATGTGCGTCCTCTCCAGATCTCCGGTGAATCCATCCCCCGGGCCTCAGGCCGACCAGGCCCACCAGCGTGGCGAGAATCAGGGCACCATACATGAGATGGTACGCCGTTCGCGGGTGGGCTCCGCCGGCGAGCAAGGCGATCCCGAGGGCGACTTGCACGCCGAGGGGAATTTGGGCGAGCCACAGAATCCACCAGAAAACGTGCGGCATGGTATGGCGCCGGGTGAGATCGCCGAACGCGGCCAGGGCGATGCACAGTCCATCCCCCAACAGCGTGAGGAAGATGAGGAGCGTGTTGGCATGCCACTGCGCGAGGCTCATAGCGCGTTCACCGCGGTGAGGTTCGGTCGATCGCACGGAGCTCCTGCCGGAGCACGATGATGAGCAAGGACCGCAAGCAGGCTGTGCAGGCGCAGTTCGGACGTCAGGCTTCCTTATATACAGTCAGTCAGGTCCACCGCGAGTCTACGGGGCTGGCGGAGCTTCTCCGCCTCGCGGCGCCGGCTTCGGGCGCGCGCGCACTGGATATCGCCACAGGCACCGGGTTCACCGCGCTCGCCGTGGCGCCGCAGTGCCGCCGGGTCATCGGATTGGACCTCACCCTCGGGATGGTGCGCGAGGCGCGGCGGCTCGCCGGCGAACGAAGGGTGTCCAACGTCCGGTTTTGCTTGGGAGACGCCGAGGCCGTGCCGTTCCGGGACAACACATTCGACCTCGTGACGTGCCGCCACGCGGCTCATCATTTTCCGAACCTCGCTCGGGCCTTCTCGGAGATGGCACGCGTGGCGTCCCCCGGAGGCCGCGTCATCCTCGATGACACCTGCACGCCCGAGGCCCCAGAACTCGCGGCGCTGATGAACGAATGGGAGGTGAGGCGCGATCCCTCACACGTCGCGAATCATCCCCCGAGTCTGTTGCGGGCGATGCTCGAGGAGAGCGGCCTCGAGGTGGACGCGGATACTATGACGCATGTGCCGCTGGTGTTCAGCGATTGGGTCCGGCGGAGCGGCATCCCGGAGTCCAACGCGGCCTCGCTGCGCGCCAGCCTAGCCGGCGCCGGCCCTGACGCGCGTTCGGCGTTCCGGATCGAGTCCGTACCCGGGGATGTCTGCTTCGCGTGGCCCGAGGTCGTCATCCTGGGCGTGAAGCGGTAACCTATCAGGTAAGCTCTGGCGCGCCCGGAGGGATTTGAACCCCCGACCTACGGCTCCGGAGGCCGGCGCTCTATCCGCTGAGCTACGGGCGCGCTTCCATTATTATAGCAGAGGACCGCCGCTGCGCGACTCATCTCAGACCGTCGCCGTTGGTCCCTGTGGTTGCTGCGGCGATGGAGCCTGGGGAGCCGGCGGTTGGCGGAACCGTCGCTCACCGACAAGCACCAGGAGCACCGCCCCGAGCCCCCACGTCGCCACGGCGAGCCCGAGCAGACCTCCGAGGCCGGGAATGCTAAACACGATCGCAAGGAGGACGGCGCCGATGATGACCTCGCGGACGGGGCCGGAGGGCCGGATCCGCCGCCCCACGACGAGGGCCACGGCGGTCGCGCCGAACTGCACCGCGGTGAAGACGGCGATCGGGACCAGCAGCACCAGTGTGAGCCCCACGACGCTGACGATCAATACGGC contains the following coding sequences:
- a CDS encoding methyltransferase domain-containing protein — translated: MSKDRKQAVQAQFGRQASLYTVSQVHRESTGLAELLRLAAPASGARALDIATGTGFTALAVAPQCRRVIGLDLTLGMVREARRLAGERRVSNVRFCLGDAEAVPFRDNTFDLVTCRHAAHHFPNLARAFSEMARVASPGGRVILDDTCTPEAPELAALMNEWEVRRDPSHVANHPPSLLRAMLEESGLEVDADTMTHVPLVFSDWVRRSGIPESNAASLRASLAGAGPDARSAFRIESVPGDVCFAWPEVVILGVKR